The DNA region AACGTTTCGTCCGGTTCACCGTCACCCGCCAGGAGCTGGAGCGAAGCATCACCGCGGTGGAAGCCCGCATCACGGAACTCATCCGGCAACAGCTGGAATGAACCAAAACGCGGCTGCACGGCGGGAACCCATGATGGCGGCAGGCGAGTCCTGCCGTCATTTTCCATTTGCCGCATCGAAGATTTCAAGACAACGGACGAAACAGTAAAATGGAAGAGGTGAAAGGCGCCCGGGGGGTGCCTTTTCAGTGGATATCGCAAAGGAGAGGATCCTCGTGCGTTCCGTGGAAGCGAAAGGATTGACCAAGGAATTCAAGGTCTACCAGAGCCGTCCGGGGCTTCTGGGAGCGTTCCGCGACCTGCTGGATCGCCAATACCGCACGGTTCGCGCGGTGGACGCGATCGATCTTTCCATCGATCAGGGAGAGATGGTGGGATACATCGGTGAAAACGGAGCGGGAAAATCGACCACCATCAAGATGTTGACCGGGATTTTGGAGCCGACGTCCGGGGAGCTCAAAGTGAACGGGTTCGACCCGCATCGGCAAAGGGAGAAATTCGTGCGAACCATCGGTGTCGTGTTCGGGCAGCGCAGCCAGCTGTGGTGGGACATCGCGGTGCAGGAATCGTTCCGTCTCCTGGGACGGGTCTACCGACTTCCGGAAGCCGAATACAAAAAGCATCTGGATCGCATGATCGAGGTGCTGGACATCCGGGAGCTGCTCGACCAGCCGGTGCGCAAACTGAGTCTCGGGCAGCGGATGCGATGCGAATTGGCGGCGGCCCTCATCCACCGTCCTCCGCTTTTGTTCCTGGATGAACCCACCATCGGGCTGGACGTGCTGGTCAAGGAAAACATCCGGAAGTTTCTCCGGGAGATCAACCGGGAATACGGGACCACCATCATGCTGACCACCCACGATCTGGGCGACATCGAAGCGTTGTGTTCAAGGGTGGTCATGCTGGACAAAGGAAAGATCATCTACGACGGCAGCCTGGACGAACTCCGGCGAAAATGGGGCGGCGGCAAGCAAATCATGCTGGAGTTGTCGGCGGATGTTCCGCTCGGGAAGTTGGAGGCTCTCACGCAGGGGCTCGGGGTGAGCTGGGAAAGCCGTGGCAACCGGCAGGTGACCGCCCGTCTGGCGAGCGGGGACATCGCGGTGTCCGAAGTGTTGTCCCGCGTCGTCCGGGACGTTCCGGTGCAGGAAATGCAAATCGTGGAACCGACGACGGAGGAAATCGTGCGCCGGATTTACCGGGAGGGGATGACGATTGCTTAGAATGTATTGGGAAGTGGTGCGCATCCGCTTCCTGATGATGCTGGCATACCGGGTGAACTATTATTCCGGCATTGTCATCTACAGCCTCAACATCGGCGTCTACTACTTCCTCTGGATGTCGGTCTACGGCGGCAATGCTTCGCTCGGCGGGTTCAGCACCGTGGAGATGGCCACTTACATCGCCGTTTCCTGGATGTCCCGCGCTTTTTATTTCAACAATCTGGACCGTGAAATCGCCCAGGAGATCCGGGACGGAACCGTGGCCATCCAGCTGATCCGTCCCTATCCGTATTTGGCGGTCAAAGCGTTTCAGGGGTTCGGGGAAGGCCTGTTCCGGCTTCTCTTGTTCAGCACGCCCGGCTTGCTGGTCGTCTCCCTGTTTCTTCCGCTCGATCTTCCGGGGGACGCGGGAGTGTGGACCCGATTCGCCCTCAGCCTGATTCTCGGATTCCTGGTGAACGTGGAAATCAATCTGCTCACCGGATTGCTCGCTTTTTTCGTCCTGAACAACCAGGGACTGATCTGGTCGAAGCGGGTGATGGTCGATCTTCTGTCGGGTCTGATCATTCCCGTTTCGCTGTACCCCGACTGGGCCCGGTCGATCCTGGTCTGGTTGCCGTTCCAGGCGGTGAGTTACACCCCCAACCTGGTGTTGGTGAAAGGGCTCGAGGGAGCGGCGTATTGGCAGGCCATTCTCGTGCAGGCCGCATGGGTGATCGCACTCCTTGTGCCCGTGTGGCTGATTTGGAAGAAAGCGCGCAAATCGCTGGTTGTGCAGGGGGGATGACATGTTTCACCTGGGACTTTTTTGGGAGTATTTCAAGCAGTACATGAAAACGAGGCTGGAATACCGCTGGGACTTCCTGGCCGAATTTGTCACCGAAATGCTGTACCAACTGGTCAATCTGGTGTTCATTCTGGTCGTGTTCGGACACACCGACAGCCTGGGCGGATGGAGCCGGGAAGAGGTGCTTTTCATCTACGGGTACTTCATGATTCCTTGGGCGGTTTTTTCATCGTTTTTCAACCTGTGGGATTTCAACGAACGGTACATCATCCGCGGCGAACTGGACCGGGTGCTGACCCGGCCCGTTCACAGCCTGGTGCAGGTGATCATGGAAACCATGTCTCCCGATTCGCTCGCCGGCGTGCTCACCGGCGGCATCGTCATGGGATATGCCGCAATGCACTTGGACATCGACTGGAGCTGGTGGGACCCGCTGCTGCTCATCCTGTTCACGGCGGGAGGCGTCATGATCTATGCGGGCATTTACACCACCCTCACCAGCATCAGTCTGTACACGGACTCCCGTTCGGACATTCAGCCGATCGTCTTCAACATCAGTACGTACGGAAGGTATCCGGTCAACATCTATCACCGGATCATCCGGTTTGCGCTCACCTGGATTTTGCCGTTCGCCTTTGTCGGCTTTTATCCCGCCAGCTTCCTGCTGGATCACGACCGGTGGATGTGGTACGCCCTGATCACTCCGGGCGTGGGAGCGGTCTGGCTCTGGATCGGCGTGACGGTCTGGAACCGGGGCATCCGGCATTACCGGGGAGCCGGCAGCTGATCGGTTTCGAATCCTTCCTGCATGCCATTACCGGGCGGTTCGCCGGGGAAGCATCCCGCGTGGCGGACGCCCGGTTTTTTTCTTTCGCCGGTTTCGGAGATGTCAGTCTTCCCGGTCTTGTCCGTCTTCGGCGGCGGATTCGTCCGTCATGATGTTGGTTCCGCCTTTTTCGATCCACTTGCCGATCGTTTCCCCGAGGGCGGGATCGTCCGTGTTTGCGGTCAGCCCGACATTCAGGGTGCCGCTCAACGTGTCGATGGAAAGATCGTGGATCTTGTATTCCACCTTGTCGATTTGAACGGGCTTCAGATTTTCCAGCTTTTCTTTCAGCTCCTTGTTTTCCTCCGCCAGTTTCCTGACTTGCTTCTCCAACTCATACAGCCGGTACCAGAGGGATTCCCATGAACCGGATCCGTACATCGTGAATCCCCTCCCTCTCACTGTTTCCGGGCGCGTTTCGGTCATCCGAAGACAAACCCTTCCGCTCATCCACATGTATATGCCGAACGGGCAGGGGAAAGAAATCGGGCGATGAGAGTGACCGCGGAACGTCCATCCGCATAGAATGGGCACATGACCAGGATCGTCCCCCGAAGCGGAGGGAAAGTGATGAAAACCCGGAAAACGGCAGCTCATCCCTGGCAGGAGCTGGTAAAGAGGTTTCTCGGTGAGGACTTTTTCGAAGATGTCGTGGAAGCGGCCACGCGACAGGATCCCAAAACGGACGTGTATCACGGCCCGGGAGAAGTGATCGTGGTCATGGACCTGCCGGGGCTGGAAAACGTGAAATCGCTCAAAATCAAGGTGGAAGGGGAGCAATTGCGGGTCACCGGACGTTTGCCGTCTCCCTACGAGGGTTACCAGATCCGAATGGTGGAGCGGAAAGCCGGCGAATTTGAGAAAGTGATTCCTCTGGGAGCGACCGTCAGCAGCAAACGGGTCATCGCCCGTTACCGAAGAGGAGTTCTCGAATTGCGTTTTCGCAAGATCCCGGGGGCGCAAGCGGCAAGGGAGTCGGCTCCGTGGAAACCGAATGCGCGCAACGGATCGGGCATGCGCGGAAATCCGTGAGATCGCCGGTGGGGGAAGTGTTGCTCCGGGTGTGGCCCGCCTGCCCGGAGGGGATTGATGAATCGCGGACGGTGCGGGGACGGAACTGCGAACATCTCCGGGAGGGGTGAGGTATGGGAACGATCAACAATATTCTTGTGTTCAAAATCAACAACGTTTCCAGCACGGGGTGCGATCAACATCGGCAACAATCTGAACATCGGAAATGCCAGCTACAGCAAGGCACTCGGAGGATCCTCACCGATCGGCGATTTCAGCAACAACGCGGATTTTGAACGGAACGTCTACATTGATCCCGATCTGTTCGACAATACGAATGCGGGGTGATGCCGATGAACGTGCGGGTGAGCATCAAAATCCTGAGAATCAACAACGTGTCCGATGCCGCATCCGTCAATGTCGGCACCACCCTCAATTACATGCACAAGGCGGTGTCCGCCGGCGGGAACGGAGGGGGGGCAACCACTCCCACACAACCCTCTCCCGTCACGCCGACCACTCCCACGCAACCCTCCCCCGGCTCGCCGCCCTCACCGACACCGCCCCCGTCTCCCGTGGTGTAGAAGAATCGCGTTCATCCGGGCATCCGCCGGCGAGTTGCGACGGATGTTTCGTCCCGGTTTCTTGCTTTCCTCCGGTTGGTCAGTCGTTCTCCGGATTCCCCGAAACGGGGGATCCGGTTTTTTTGTGTCGGAAGCCGTGGGATCGTGCTTGCCGCCTCAGGTCTCCGTTTTTTGTCCGGACGTACCACTCATGATACAATGGCATTGACATTCAAGAGGTGACGAGGTGAAGTTCCGTTGATCAAAGAAGGGGACAAGGCGCCCGAATTCACGTTGGAAGCTTCTTCCGGAGAGACCGTTTCCCTGTCGGATTTCCGGGGCAAAGTGGTGGTGCTTTATTTTTATCCCAAGGACATGACGCCGGGATGCACCACCCAGGCTTGTGATTTCCGGGATGTTCACGGAGACTTTGAGAAGCTCGGAGCCGTGGTGCTGGGCGTCAGCCGGGACCCGGTCAAATCCCACGAAAAGTTTGTCAGCAAGCACGAATTGCCGTTTTTGCTTTTGAGCGATCCCGATGCCCGCGTCTGCGAAGCGTACGGGGTGTTCAAGGAAAAGAACATGTACGGCAGAAAAGTGATGGGCATCGAACGCTCCACGTTCCTGATCGATCCGGAGGGCACCGTGGCCAAAGTCTGGCGAAAGGTGAAAGTGAAGGGCCACGTGCAGGAAGTGCTCGAAGAGGTTCGGAAACTGTCTGAATGACCCGCATCGCGGGATCGGGGGTGTGCCCGTTCGGGGTTCGCCCGGAAAGCGGGGGTGACGGACGGATGGACAGTCACATTTATGATTGGCCGGAGTATTACGATTGGACGTCGACGGGGCTGGACCGGGACGTGACCTATTATGTGGAGCTGGCCAAACAGTCGGGAGGGCCCGTGCTGGACCTGGGCTGCGGAACGGGGAGGATCAGTCTGGCCATTGCCCGGGCGGGCATTCCGGTCACCGGGCTGGACCTGTCTCCCGCCATGCTGGATCGTGCCCGCAAAAAGTCCGGAGAAATGAAGCTGGACGACCGCATCGAGTGGGTGGAAGGGGACATGACCTCGTTCGATCTGAAGCGCAAATTCCCTCTGATCATCATCCCCTACCGGTCGTTCCTGCATCTTCTCACCGTTCGCGACCAGGTGGAAGCGTTGAAGCGGATTCATGCCCATCTGGCGGATGACGGATTGTTGGCGTTCAACATCTTTGTGCCGACCGTGACGGATCTGGCGTCCGTGGACCGGGATTACCAGTATCGCGGGACATTCCCCGTCCCCGGAACGGATCACACCGTCGAGCTGTACGATTACATGGAAGTGGACCCTTTCTCGCAGACCGTTCACATCATTCGCTACATGGAGCGGTATGACGGACACGGAATCCTGCTGGAGAAGCGGAAGGGATTTTTCCGGATCCGGTACATATGGCCGACGGAATTGCATCAC from Staphylospora marina includes:
- a CDS encoding ABC transporter ATP-binding protein gives rise to the protein MRSVEAKGLTKEFKVYQSRPGLLGAFRDLLDRQYRTVRAVDAIDLSIDQGEMVGYIGENGAGKSTTIKMLTGILEPTSGELKVNGFDPHRQREKFVRTIGVVFGQRSQLWWDIAVQESFRLLGRVYRLPEAEYKKHLDRMIEVLDIRELLDQPVRKLSLGQRMRCELAAALIHRPPLLFLDEPTIGLDVLVKENIRKFLREINREYGTTIMLTTHDLGDIEALCSRVVMLDKGKIIYDGSLDELRRKWGGGKQIMLELSADVPLGKLEALTQGLGVSWESRGNRQVTARLASGDIAVSEVLSRVVRDVPVQEMQIVEPTTEEIVRRIYREGMTIA
- a CDS encoding ABC transporter permease: MYWEVVRIRFLMMLAYRVNYYSGIVIYSLNIGVYYFLWMSVYGGNASLGGFSTVEMATYIAVSWMSRAFYFNNLDREIAQEIRDGTVAIQLIRPYPYLAVKAFQGFGEGLFRLLLFSTPGLLVVSLFLPLDLPGDAGVWTRFALSLILGFLVNVEINLLTGLLAFFVLNNQGLIWSKRVMVDLLSGLIIPVSLYPDWARSILVWLPFQAVSYTPNLVLVKGLEGAAYWQAILVQAAWVIALLVPVWLIWKKARKSLVVQGG
- a CDS encoding ABC transporter permease — translated: MFHLGLFWEYFKQYMKTRLEYRWDFLAEFVTEMLYQLVNLVFILVVFGHTDSLGGWSREEVLFIYGYFMIPWAVFSSFFNLWDFNERYIIRGELDRVLTRPVHSLVQVIMETMSPDSLAGVLTGGIVMGYAAMHLDIDWSWWDPLLLILFTAGGVMIYAGIYTTLTSISLYTDSRSDIQPIVFNISTYGRYPVNIYHRIIRFALTWILPFAFVGFYPASFLLDHDRWMWYALITPGVGAVWLWIGVTVWNRGIRHYRGAGS
- the gerPC gene encoding spore germination protein GerPC, which gives rise to MYGSGSWESLWYRLYELEKQVRKLAEENKELKEKLENLKPVQIDKVEYKIHDLSIDTLSGTLNVGLTANTDDPALGETIGKWIEKGGTNIMTDESAAEDGQDRED
- a CDS encoding Hsp20/alpha crystallin family protein, encoding MKTRKTAAHPWQELVKRFLGEDFFEDVVEAATRQDPKTDVYHGPGEVIVVMDLPGLENVKSLKIKVEGEQLRVTGRLPSPYEGYQIRMVERKAGEFEKVIPLGATVSSKRVIARYRRGVLELRFRKIPGAQAARESAPWKPNARNGSGMRGNP
- a CDS encoding spore germination protein produces the protein MNRGRCGDGTANISGRGEVWERSTIFLCSKSTTFPARGAINIGNNLNIGNASYSKALGGSSPIGDFSNNADFERNVYIDPDLFDNTNAG
- the bcp gene encoding thioredoxin-dependent thiol peroxidase encodes the protein MIKEGDKAPEFTLEASSGETVSLSDFRGKVVVLYFYPKDMTPGCTTQACDFRDVHGDFEKLGAVVLGVSRDPVKSHEKFVSKHELPFLLLSDPDARVCEAYGVFKEKNMYGRKVMGIERSTFLIDPEGTVAKVWRKVKVKGHVQEVLEEVRKLSE
- a CDS encoding class I SAM-dependent methyltransferase yields the protein MTRIAGSGVCPFGVRPESGGDGRMDSHIYDWPEYYDWTSTGLDRDVTYYVELAKQSGGPVLDLGCGTGRISLAIARAGIPVTGLDLSPAMLDRARKKSGEMKLDDRIEWVEGDMTSFDLKRKFPLIIIPYRSFLHLLTVRDQVEALKRIHAHLADDGLLAFNIFVPTVTDLASVDRDYQYRGTFPVPGTDHTVELYDYMEVDPFSQTVHIIRYMERYDGHGILLEKRKGFFRIRYIWPTELHHLLNLCGFRITARYGSFYRAPFDAGSTELIIEARKR